A DNA window from Aquarana catesbeiana isolate 2022-GZ linkage group LG01, ASM4218655v1, whole genome shotgun sequence contains the following coding sequences:
- the LOC141123888 gene encoding tripartite motif-containing protein 75-like, with protein sequence MASADLRKELECYVCLNIYTDPVTLKCGHNFCRGCIGRVLDTQEGSGGYSCPECREEFQDRPALHRNITLRNIVESFLSAQPDQEESGVFSTYCIHTPVPAVISCLMCEASLCDNHLRVHSKSPEHVLCVPTTSLENRKCSVQHSHLQAGGPNIGAVQQTSGVSGVTDILLDVETASNLLHISDDQKTVSWSSSHQKRPETPERFQCSQVMSSQRFSSGRHYWEVDVRRAGYWRVGMCYPSIDRRGGQAYIGNNKKSWSLEGGWGWDNQHSVIHDRKEIRLPSIVSSGKARIDLDYEAGRISFYDLRDPIRHLHTFTTTFTEPLHAGVYVSGGYIKIRGGNQK encoded by the coding sequence ATGGcatctgctgatctgaggaaggagctggaatgttacgtctgtctgaacatttatacagatcctgtaaccctgaaatgtggacataacttctgccggggctgtattggtcgtgtgttggatacacaggaggggtctggaggttattcctgtcctgaatgcagagaagagttccaggatcggcctgcactgcacaggaacataacactacggaaCATAGTGGAGagtttcctgtctgctcagccagatcaggaggagtccggggtcttctctacttactgtattcacactcctgtccctgctgtgatatcctgtctgatgtgtgaagcttctctgtgtgacaatcacctgagagtccacagcaagtcaccagaacacgtcttatgtgtccccaccacttccctggagaacaggaaatgctccgtccaacACTCACACCTCCAGGCTGGAGGACCAAATATTGGGGCTGTACAGCAAACATCGGGGGTGTCGGGGGTTACAGACATATTATTGGATGTGGAGACAGCTAGTAATCttctacatatatcagatgaccAGAAAACTGTATCCTGGTCATCATCACATCAGAAacgcccagaaacaccagagagatttcagtgttctcaggtgatgagcagtcagaggttctcctcagggagacattactgggaagtggatgtcaggAGGGCAGGGtactggagagtcgggatgtgttaccccagtatagacaggagaggaggtCAGGCATATATTGGAAATAATAAGAAGTCCTGGagtttggagggggggtgggggtgggataaTCAGCACTCAGTGATACATGACAGGAAAGAGATCCGATTACCCAGCATTGTCTCCAGTGGGAAAgccaggatagatctggattatgaggccgggcggatctccttttatgatctgcgtgacccgatccgacatctccacaccttcaccaccaccttcactgagcccctccatgctggggtatATGTAAGTGGAGGTTATATAAAGATACGTGGGGGGAATCAGAAGTGA